CGGGGTACACCCGGAGCACTATGGACTGACGGTTACGCCGGATTTGAAGGCGGCGACCTTCAGTGGGGAAGAGACGATCGATGTTGTGCTGGATGCTCCCAGCAAGCGGATCACACTGAATGCGGCGGAGCTTAAGTTTGGCGAGGTGAGGGCCTATGTTCTGCCGGTGGCCGCGTACTCGTATGGCAAGCTGGGATCGCAGCCGAGGCCGCTGAACCCGGTTGAGGCGGATCGGCATCCGCAGACCGCGACGGTGACGCTGGACGGGGAGATGGAGCAGGCTACGTTTAGCTTTGCCGAGGAGCTGCCCGCGGGAAGGGTGACGCTGGCGATTCGGTATACGGGGGTGCTGAACGATAAGCTGCGGGGGTTCTATCTTTCGAAGACTAAAGCGCGGAACTATGCGGTGACGCAGTTTGAGCCTACCGATGCGCGGCGCGCGTTTCCAGGCTTCGATGAACCGGCGCTGAAGGCTACGTATGACATTGCGGTGGTCGTCGATAGCGGCGATACGGCGATCTCTAACTCGAACATGATCTCGGATAAGGCGGGGCCGGTGGCGGGCAAGCATACGATTCGGTTTGCGACGACGCCGAAGATGTCGACCTACCTGGTTGCGTTTCTGGTGGGGGATTTCAAATGCACGGAGGGCAAGTCGGATGGGGTGCCGATTCGTGTGTGCTCGACGCCGGACAAGGTGGAGCTGACGCGGTTTGCGCTGGAGTCGGCGAAGTACGTTCTGCATTATTACGACACGTACTTCGGGATTAAATATCCGATGCCGAAGCTGGATATGGTTGCGCTGCCGGACTTTGAAGCGGGCGCGATGGAGAACTTCGGCTGCATTACGTATCGCGAGACTGACCTGCTGGTGAATGGGAAGACCGGCGATATTCCCGAGAAGAAGCGGGTTGCGGCTGTAGTGGCGCATGAGATGGCGCACCAGTGGTTCGGCGATATGGTGACGATGCAGTGGTGGGACAATCTGTGGCTGAACGAGGGATTTGCGACGTGGATGGAGACCAAGCCGGCGGCTGCGTGGCACCCGGAGTGGAACTTCGACCAGGACGACGCGCAGGGGTTGAACGAGACGCTGAACCTTGATGCTCAGCGGACTACGCGGACGATACGCGCGACGGCCAGTACGCCGGATGAGATCAACGAGATGTTCGACGGGATTGCGTATGGCAAGGCCGGGGCCGTGATCGGCATGGTTGAGAACTATCTGGGGAAGGAGGTCTTTCGGCAGGGCGTGCATAACTACCTGCAGGCGCATCTGTATGGGAATGCGACCGCGGAGGACTTCTGGAGTGCGCAGACGGCGAACTCGCACCTGCCGGTGGATCGGATCATGTCGAGCTTTGTGACGCAGCCTGGGGTGCCGCTGCTGACGTTCTCTGAGAGGCAGGCAGGGAGTGTTCCGGTGATGCAGAGCAGGTTTTTCCTTTCGGCTGAGGAGACCAACCGCCCGCTGGCTGGGCAGCTGCCGGAGTGGACTTTGCCGGTATGCCTGAAGTCGAACGGCCAGCCGATCTGCCGGGTGCTGACGCCTGGGGACTCGAGCCTGCCGATGCCGATGGATGCCGGGATGCCGTTCTTTTATGCCAATGCGGGGGCGAAGGGGTACTACCGGACGGCCTACACTCCGGCGCAGCTCAGCGCGATTACGGCCAAGGCGGAGAGTTCGATGACGCCGCCAGAGCGGATCGGGCTGCTGGGCGATCGCTGGGCGCTCGTGCAGTCGGGGCAGGCGGATGTTGGGGATTTTCTAAATCTGATCTTGGCCTTGAAGGAAGACTCCAGTGCGGCTGTGCTCGATACGGCTCATCAGCAGATCCAGAAGATCGATTCGGAGATAGCCAGTGACGAGGATCGCGCTGCACTGGCCGCGGTGCTGAAGCGGCAGTTTGGGCCGGTGTATTCGGCCCTCGGGAGCCCGGAGAAGAAGGAGTCGTTTGACCGGCGGCAGCTTCGCGGAACGCTGTTCGAACTGCTGGGGGAGGCGCACGATACCGCGGTTCTGTCTGAGGCGCAGCTGCTGACTGCCCGAGTCTTCGCAGTGGACAACAAAAAGGACAGGACGCTTGATTCGGCGCTGGCGGACGCGGCCGTGCAGGTGAGCGCGGCCAATGGCGATGCAGCGCTCTACGACAAGGTGCTCGCAGTGAGCAGGAACTTCAGCGATCCGGGAGAGCAGACCGACGCGCTGCTGCTGCTGGCGCGGTTTCGCGATCCTGCGCTGGTAAGGCGCACACTCGACCTGATCGCCTCGGGAGAGGTGCGAAATCAGGATAGCTGGGCGATGCTGACGGAGCTGCTGCGCGAGCGCGCGACCCGCGATCAGGCCTGGGAGTACATGCGGCGGAACTGGGAGAGGGTGAGCGCCCAGTTGACGGTGTCGTCCGGGGCTGAGGTGGTGGGGGCTGCCGGGGCCTTCTGCACGGTCGAACAGAGGGACCAGATAAGCAGCTTCTTCGCGACGCATAAGGTTGCGGCAGCGGAACGGACCCTGGCAAAGGCTGTTGATAGTATCAACGACTGCATTAAATTGCAGACAGTCCAAGAGCCGAAGCTGCATGCCTGGCTTCAGCTCCAGGCCAAGTGAGGAAGATGGGGTCTATACAACTTAAGTCCAGGCGGGTTGGGGACATAGCAGCTTTGGTTCCGCAGGGCGGGGAGAGAGGAGGCAAGTCCTTTGGGGCGTCCGTTTTGCGGCGGCGGGGCGGTGAACCGGCGGTGCCCTGGGCGGGATTTTATAGACAACTGGTAAAAATAATCAGGGTACCCAAAAGTGTTATGAAGTGGAAGTCATTCTGCGTTGACTTTCAACTTTCGTAACGGTACCTTCCCAATTGAGGACACCAATGAAGAAAACCTGTCTCTTACTAGCCGGCATCGCCCTCCTCTCTTCCGTCGCCCTCCCTCTGCACGCTCAAGACGGTTGCGTGAACTCTCCGGAGAATCCGACAGCCATTCTCGCTGTTGTAGGCTCCGCAGGTGCATTTTTCGTTTCGGTACGCGCTCGCATCAAGGCTCGTCGCAACTCTTCCAAGTAAGCCGCCACTGGGACTTGCCACCAAATACTCCCCTGGTGCGCTGGCCTGGATTAAAGATCGCATGTCAACTTTACCTGCTACCGCTGAAGTCAGCCCACTCCGATCGGCTGGGGCGGCAGGGCTAAGCCTGCCCCGGGCCGCAGGATTCGCGGCGATTGTCGCGGTGTTTGGTCTATCGACCATCTTTTCGACCGTGAGCGCTCTTTGGAATCTTTGGACCACGGACGCTCTCAAGTCGATTGGGATGTTTATTCCGCTGGTCAGCTTTGTACTGGTTCTGCGGGCATGGCGCTCAATTGGATGGGAGATGGAGGGCAGCTGGTGGGGCCTGGTCGTCCTGGTGGTCACGGCCGTGGTCGTGCATATCCGGGACCAGGCGGTTCTGGTGTTCGTGTTCTCGCCGAAGTGGTCGATTTACATTCCACCTCACTCGCTTGTGGCCTTCGCGTATGGCGCGGGGGTGGTCCTGCTGTTTGGCGGGAGGCGGCTGTTCCGGGCTTCGCTGTTTCCGCTTATCCTGCTGTGGTTTGTCAATCCGATTCCTCACATCTTCAACGTGTTTGTCGATTTGCCGTTGCAGCGCGCCTCGGCCCACGTGGCTCGCGCTTTCGCAATTGCGTTGGGTCAGCCCCTGAGCCCGGACCAGCTTCGGCTGATGTTCACTCCGGAGTTCGGCATGTTTATCGCTCCGGGATGCAATGGAATTCGGGGCGCGGTCACCATGGGATTCATTGCGCTGATCGCGGGCTACGTGTATCGCTTTCGCTGGTATGCGCATGCTGCGGTGGTGGCCGGCGCGGTCCTGCTGGGTTACGTCTTCAACTTTGCGCGGCTGTGCATTCTGGTTCTTTATTACATCGTGGCGCTGCACGTCCCTTCTCTGCGGAGCAAGGCTGAGATGGGGGATTATGTGATTGGGGCATGCCTCTTTCTTCTGAGCACCTTTCTTCTGTTCCACGTTGTCCGCCGTCTGAGCGAGTCGCCGGGCCAGATCAAGCCTTCTTCTCTGACTTCGTCTTCTTCGGCTGGCGCAGTTGCGGGACGATCTTTCTATCTCCGTTTTGCCGGAATGCTTGCGCTGGTACTGGTCAGTTGTTATGGAGTTGCACGCGGCTATGTGGGCACGCACAGCGGTAGCGCCGCTGCTCAGAGGAAGGCCGATCAGAACGCGCCCGGACAGTTCCCCGAGCGGATCGGGAGCTATACCCTGACGCGTACCTGGAACGAGAATCTTTTCACTGGTCCGCTGATCTATCATTGGGCCGAGTACGCTCCGGCAGATGGTGGAGCGCATGTGTCGATCGGGATTTCGCCGGTGATGGGGTCTCACGATACGCTGATCTGCCACTCGGCGCGTGGGGAGGATCCGATCTGGCGGGACCAGCTCTCGATGCCCACTGCCAACGGGCCGATTGGTTTTTCGGGCTCCTTCTTCAACGACGGCGCGACGCAATATCTTGAGGCGACGACCATCTGCAATAGCGGTTCGTGCGGAGAGTATTCGAGCGACCGCACCCACTTCGGATTCGTCTACAGCAAGCCTACCTCTCAGTCTTTGTTATCGCAGGAAGCGCAGCGCCCCATCCCGATCCTGCTGAAGGTCGAGACGATCGACACGACGCTGCCGGTGGAGATTGCGCGACAGCAGCTAACGACAGATCTTCGCTTCTTCCTCGGCTC
This sequence is a window from Edaphobacter lichenicola. Protein-coding genes within it:
- a CDS encoding M1 family metallopeptidase; translation: MIFVRNSASVFSAFVLFLVTSVGVQAQRLPAGVHPEHYGLTVTPDLKAATFSGEETIDVVLDAPSKRITLNAAELKFGEVRAYVLPVAAYSYGKLGSQPRPLNPVEADRHPQTATVTLDGEMEQATFSFAEELPAGRVTLAIRYTGVLNDKLRGFYLSKTKARNYAVTQFEPTDARRAFPGFDEPALKATYDIAVVVDSGDTAISNSNMISDKAGPVAGKHTIRFATTPKMSTYLVAFLVGDFKCTEGKSDGVPIRVCSTPDKVELTRFALESAKYVLHYYDTYFGIKYPMPKLDMVALPDFEAGAMENFGCITYRETDLLVNGKTGDIPEKKRVAAVVAHEMAHQWFGDMVTMQWWDNLWLNEGFATWMETKPAAAWHPEWNFDQDDAQGLNETLNLDAQRTTRTIRATASTPDEINEMFDGIAYGKAGAVIGMVENYLGKEVFRQGVHNYLQAHLYGNATAEDFWSAQTANSHLPVDRIMSSFVTQPGVPLLTFSERQAGSVPVMQSRFFLSAEETNRPLAGQLPEWTLPVCLKSNGQPICRVLTPGDSSLPMPMDAGMPFFYANAGAKGYYRTAYTPAQLSAITAKAESSMTPPERIGLLGDRWALVQSGQADVGDFLNLILALKEDSSAAVLDTAHQQIQKIDSEIASDEDRAALAAVLKRQFGPVYSALGSPEKKESFDRRQLRGTLFELLGEAHDTAVLSEAQLLTARVFAVDNKKDRTLDSALADAAVQVSAANGDAALYDKVLAVSRNFSDPGEQTDALLLLARFRDPALVRRTLDLIASGEVRNQDSWAMLTELLRERATRDQAWEYMRRNWERVSAQLTVSSGAEVVGAAGAFCTVEQRDQISSFFATHKVAAAERTLAKAVDSINDCIKLQTVQEPKLHAWLQLQAK
- a CDS encoding PExPT-CTERM protein, with amino-acid sequence MKKTCLLLAGIALLSSVALPLHAQDGCVNSPENPTAILAVVGSAGAFFVSVRARIKARRNSSK
- the xrtJ gene encoding exosortase J; translation: MSTLPATAEVSPLRSAGAAGLSLPRAAGFAAIVAVFGLSTIFSTVSALWNLWTTDALKSIGMFIPLVSFVLVLRAWRSIGWEMEGSWWGLVVLVVTAVVVHIRDQAVLVFVFSPKWSIYIPPHSLVAFAYGAGVVLLFGGRRLFRASLFPLILLWFVNPIPHIFNVFVDLPLQRASAHVARAFAIALGQPLSPDQLRLMFTPEFGMFIAPGCNGIRGAVTMGFIALIAGYVYRFRWYAHAAVVAGAVLLGYVFNFARLCILVLYYIVALHVPSLRSKAEMGDYVIGACLFLLSTFLLFHVVRRLSESPGQIKPSSLTSSSSAGAVAGRSFYLRFAGMLALVLVSCYGVARGYVGTHSGSAAAQRKADQNAPGQFPERIGSYTLTRTWNENLFTGPLIYHWAEYAPADGGAHVSIGISPVMGSHDTLICHSARGEDPIWRDQLSMPTANGPIGFSGSFFNDGATQYLEATTICNSGSCGEYSSDRTHFGFVYSKPTSQSLLSQEAQRPIPILLKVETIDTTLPVEIARQQLTTDLRFFLGSVDLDGLTKPYRQ